In the genome of Deltaproteobacteria bacterium, the window CCTTGCCTTGTAGTTGCCTTCCAGGTAATGGCACTCTCCTTCCAGGCATCCGGCCACGTATACCCCGTCGGCCCCGTCCTCCAGGGCGGAGAGCAGGTGGATGATGTCCACCCGGCCGGTGCACGGCACCTGGATGATCTTGATGTTGGCCGGATAGGACAGCCTCATGGAACCTGCCAGGTCCCCTGCGGCGTAAGCTCAGTACTGGCAGCAGAACGCAATGATTCTGGGTTCATGGGCCTGGGTGTTCATGGCATTCCTTTCCTGTTCATTCCGGCTGTTGTGTTGTTC includes:
- a CDS encoding hydrogenase iron-sulfur subunit, with the protein product MRLSYPANIKIIQVPCTGRVDIIHLLSALEDGADGVYVAGCLEGECHYLEGNYKARRKVAYVKKVLTELKIEPERVAMYNLSSAQGARFAEIANEMVERIRDLGPTPVR